In the Ricinus communis isolate WT05 ecotype wild-type chromosome 3, ASM1957865v1, whole genome shotgun sequence genome, TGACTGGTTGCGGCCGATGGAGTCGGATGGGCCTGTTGGCCCAATTGAGCGGGCTAAGGACAAGTTGGACTGGACCCAGTGGAGTGGGCTTGAAATACAAATAGGCTAGTCTCAATCCGAGTCAGGTCAACATATTGCCGGGTCAGGAATTCGGGTCGGATGGTGGGTCAGGTCGAAAGCCATTCAAACCCATTATAAACTTCTCTTAATTCTTTCCCTAACCCTAACTCTTCTTTCTCGACATGTAGGCTCTCCTTTCGGCCGCCAACACCTCTATTTTCTTCTCTCCCCCCTCGCCTCACACCGGCGCCTTCCCCTCCCCCCCGAGACGGCCTCATGTGCGGGTGAAGGAACCAGCATCCATCGCGGGAGTGACCCTGCCTTTGGCAGTGGTCACAATGAGCAATGGTGCCTGGTCCTCCTTGCTGTTGGGTCATGTCTCTTCGGGAGTTGTAGGCGTGGTTGTCATTGAGATTCGAAGGGGGGGTTCATGGGGTTTCTTCGTGTTTCTTCGCGTTGAACACTAGCAATACCTCGTCGATTTTCGGAAGGTCAGACGCAAGGAGAATCTGCGATCTCAAGCTTTCACAGCTTGAGTCCAGACCTCCAAGGTAAGTATACACAAGATCCTGTTCTGATCTTTTTTGTATTTCATCTGGATCGTTTGAAGGCGAAAGATAATTCTACAACTCTTCCTACTTTATAAGTATATCTGTTGCGTTTTGAGAGGAACTTTTTGTTCCCTGATTGATTTAGGATAACTCTTATTTTAGTCTGAAAATGTGAGTGAAATTGTGTTGATGACCGTAAAGACTCTgcatttttttccaaattaattttgacTCGACTTTTGCTTTGTCCCTGTGATATATCCCAGTTTTTTTTCTGTCGCTAAGGGCAAAATATACTGTTTTTGACCATTCGAAGTAATTGGAATTTCCTTTGAGTGTGATGTTGGTTAGTTTGTTATTTTGAGACATGGCTGGATGAGAAAGGATTTTTAGGTAAGTGATGAGCACAAATTAAatctgctctgataccatatgAAAAGAAGAACAATGAAGAATGTTGTGAAAAGAACTACTATGTGTATTTTGTATATGTGAATTCTGAGTTCTTTACAAGAAGATGATAGGTATATATACATGatttgtttgattgagaaaTCTATTTTAACAGTTGCCTAACGACTCTTTCTACTAAGGGTATGGGTTGAAGTGACATTTTCTGCTGTGCAGGAAAGGTTGCTCCTTTTATCCTGAGGTCTGTGATGATAGGTCTGCACAAGCAACTTAGCTTGTGCAGCCTCGGAGACCTCAGCTTTTGCTTCTgactttcttctttcttcaacAGTTAAATATAACACACCACAAAACAAGAAGCATTAAATCTATTATATTATTCAAGAACCAACAACACGGCCAACAATGAGATACTTAGCTTCAAACTTCTTTTCCCAATCATTAAGAGCACCCATTTCCTTTTCAGTGAGGCCGTCCAGAGAAGGAGAGATATCTTTATTGTTCTTACTCATCTTTGCAAGAGCACTCATATATGTTTGTATAAttaaatcagaaaaaaaaGCTTTGAAATTCATGAGGAGTTGCAGTGATTCAAAGTCatctcaatattttttatgtatgcTAATGTTAGTGTGAGGTGTTTTTCGCTGCATATTTCATTGACATATTCAACTATAAGTGCAgtagtattatatttttctcaatatCTTCATATTTTGAATCATTCAAATGCATATATAGTGCCATAGTCTAACACGTTTtcaataaacaaaaagaaattattaggaatttaagaaaaaattatgaattacaTGAAAgctaatttatttctttgaattCCTTGCTgattatttctataaatatgaGCAACAAGAACCCAAAAGTAATGTGGCCAATTGTCCTGTCCAGAATGAAAGCCTTTAGCATGGTATGCCTTGTTTTGGCTACAATTCTTGTTCTCTCCTCCTCTTCAACTGTTGCTCGACGATTACTTGGTGAGTGAAACCCATATAAAGATTTTGGATTTTATGATCATGTCTCTTACATGTAAGCCGTAATCTTATGAATTATGGACTACAAGAATCAGGTTTTTCACTTTAATTCTTTTGCGACGCTTTCACCAAACGCAAGCGTCGCTAAATCTGCAGTATGTGCACATACACTACGACCGGCATATAAATTAACGTCACTATAAGTATGCACGCCTGATGTGTAGCTTTGGCGATGCTTTTTCCTTCATCTTCACTTATTTATTGAGATTTTCCcgttaattattattcttttctataaTGGATTTGATGTGGCTGCTGTTATTAATATTACAGAATATCATTGCCGGCCGACAGGAAACCCAGCGCAATCCAGTGGACGCCATTCACCTAGTGTGCCTAGTCCACCATTATCCTGCGAGAAAGGTAGTGACGTCCCAGCGCCTTGTCCAAAGGGTTGCTAGACCAACACAAGTCGAAATTTAGAAACACCTGATGCTTACTCTCCTGCCAATTATATAAGACAATTACACAAGAAAATTAGacagataaaaagaaatttttacaATGATGTGTGTTCAGTGTTGGTAAACATGTTATTGATCAGCTTGCAACCTCGTCTGTAGTAGATTATCATGTAACCCCTTTGCTGGAGGTTAGACAATTAATAATACAAGTTCTTAATGTCTGGCATGTGATGAAACGTTAGTTTTTCTGCTTTCTCATGTAAGAGTTTAGTCCTAGCATAATTCTTTTTGCAGTCATTCTCATCAGGAATCTTGAAACGGAGAATGgccattaatctctaaattgaAGTTGTCAGGAATCTTGaaattaatatctaaattCAAGCTGTCACGTTACCATATTAAAGAACAGATAATCAATATATATGCACCTTCAACATTCTCCTGAGCAAGAGATTTAGCAATCAGTTGCATTTACGATTAATTTCCCTTTTTAAGTAGATATACCAAAtgtattctaaaattattgttCAAGCAAAGATTTGATAAATCACATTGTTTTAAATGCTTACTCAATCTTAAAAGTCTTGTACTAATAGCAAATTGGATTGTGGGCACTCCCTCTATTTCcaaaataagtaataaatgaTTGGTTCATTCATATCCGATCACAAGAATATGTAGTTCAGGTTTcgaaaatattatatgatgtatgtgttttttttcttttctaagtaAAATGACAAAGATCTGTTAGAAGGTGCATTTGAACATCCCTAATAGGGAGGCACAAAAACTAAAACTGCAGGCTAACAGGATACCCAGCGCAGACATATGGACGCCTTCTCCACCTAATGCGCCTTGTGCTCAATTGTCCTGCGAGAAACATAGCTAGTTCCGGCGCCATGTCCAGTCGCGGGTTGCTAGGCCTTCTATGTATCATACGAATATCATCGTTAAACGGAACTAATTTAGCGTCGATTAGTTTTGATTAGGTTTATTTTGTGACAAATCACAATATATAGTTTGCACCATTAGCAATTTAAGGTATTGGAGCTGACATATCACTGATACTGATGATATAGcactgatatatatatataaatatatatatatatatatattctaattacTAATTCTCATTCTTCATTTCAGGATTCCTAATGAGAATGACAGCAAAATAATTGTGAAGGCATTCTCCTTAAAGCCATCCTCTTTTAGAACTCCATGTTTCAGACAAGAGAAGAGTAgtgcataaaaaataaaaaaataaaaagacagaTATAATACAATTTATGATACTAAATTCTAGGTTTACAAGTTTGCAAAAGAAGAATCAAGTTCTCCATATTTCACATAAAGTACGTCTAACTTTAAGTTGCCAGTTTGCAAAAGTATTGACGAGCCATTCATTCTTTTCTGTGTCAAGAATGCACCCAATGACTACTCCTATCACCAATCCACTTGCATACCCAAACAGCACAACCTTCCACCCAAATTCCAAAGGAAATTCTGAGCCTTGATCTTGTTCAAAGTTTGAAGGTGCTAATGTTGACGCCTCAGAAAACCCACATTTTTTTGACAAAGGGTTGCCACACAATCCTGGATTTGCATCAAATGAATTGTTTTCAAATGTATCGAACTGGTTTCCCCGCGGTACTGGTCCTGTGAGGTTATTATCAGAAACATTAAAGAAAGCAAGGAAGCTGAGCTGCGCCAGCTTCATTGGGATCTCTCCTGACAGTTGATTTCGCGAAAGATCCAAAGCTTCAAGCTCTTTCATGCTCCCCAAGGATGGGGGAATTTGACCAGTGAGAATGTTGTTTGATAGGTTTAGCAACTGAACTTCTCGTAGATTCCCTATCACTTCAGGGATTCTTCCTTCAAACCTATTACTTGAGAAATTGATGACTGCAAAGAACTTCAGGATTCTTTCATATGTTGTCTCTCTGCCTTTGTTTGTGATTGTAATTGAGTAACTGAAATGGTTGGACCATGAATAATCAAGTACTTGGAAACTTATGTCCACTTCTATATACTTTAACTGATCTTGATCGATACTTTTTTCATGGCAGTCCATTTCTGAAAGTACTCAAATGGCAACTCCCCTGTAAAAGTATTGTCGGAGAGATCAATGATTTGCAACTGAGGGAAGTCGAAATTGGTTTCAGGTTTCCCTACTACACCAACCAACCTATTGGATCTCAAAATCAGAACCCTGAGTTGTGGAAGAAGACCCGCCCAAGAAGGGAAGACATCGTATATCTGATTGTTCCCAAGATTGAGCATCTCTAGCTTGGTACAATTGGCTAATGATCTCGGTAGCTTCCcttctaatttattatgacTGAAATCCATCATCCTCACTTTACATTCACTCTCAAATCTATCAGGAATGGTGCCAGAGAAGTTGTTGCTTCGAAGATCCATCACTAACACGAAGTTACTGAAGTTTCCTAAGCATCGTGGAAGAGAGCCACTCAAGTTGTTTCTTGACAAATCAAGAGTCAAAACTGAAGTCAGGTTGCAAAACATTGGTGAGATTTCTCCGGTCAGGCTGTTCTGAGAGATTATATAGATGGAGATGGAAGGAGGTGGGATTGGAAGTGGCCCTTCAAGATTGTTGGCCGAGAGATTTAGGACATGTAAATTTTTCCATGGAAGAACATTAAAGGGTCGCTCAAAACCTGTCAGAAAATTGGAAGCCAGATTCAGAATTATAAGGCTTTCGGTACCCAAATCTGTTATCCAATCTGGTATGAGTCCCTGAATTTCGTTCTGAGATAGGTCTAGATGCTCCAGGTCATCATTTTCGCCACGCAAGAAGAATGGAAACTCGCTTAGATTACATGAATTCAATCCAAGCGTTTTAAATCTGTGGACGGTAATATTAATAGGAGGACTGCTAATCAGAGACAAATGGTTTCTGATAGTTGGAGACTAACCAGGTTTTTTGATTTAAGAAATAAGTCAAATTTCAAAGTCCCACTGAGGTTATTGGAGTGTAGCTCAAGAACCTGAAGACTTGGAAGCTCAAAAATAGACTCTGGAATTGGACCCTGTAATTCATTTGCTGCAAGCTGAAGCTCCAATAATGCGGTAAGATTTCCTAGCCAAGATGGAACTTGACCAGTCAATTTATTCGAATAAAGCCTCAAGTAAATGAGTTTGGTCATGTTTCCAACAGAAGAAGGGATGTTTCCGTGTGAATTGGTCTGAgccaaatttaaaaaatagagatTGGTCAAGTTACCAAGCCAATACAAAGTGCCAGGGCTGAAATTATTAAAGGAAAGTGACAGATAAGTGAGTTGGAGAAGGTTTCCAAAGGAAGAAGGGATCTTGCCTGAGAAGTTATTATAAGAAAGATCCAGAAAATTCAAGTTACCAAGATCACCAATTGAAGGTGGTATTGGTCCCCCAAAACGGCATGAACCGGCAACAAAACTACTTAATAATTTAAGGTTGCCAATTGAATGTGGTAGCTGACCAGAGAAATTTGTGCCTTCGAGCCACAACGCCTCAAGAGAGCTACCCACCTGAAATTCTGGTAAATACCCAGTGAGATCTGGATTTAATCGCACAATAAGAATGCGAAGGTTGGGCAATTGGAAGATTTTGACAGGAAACTCACCCTGTAATTTACAGTCTCTAAGAAGGAGAGAAGACAAAAAAGATAAGTTTGCCAAGCTCTGAGGTACTTCAGAAGAAATGGTGACCCCATTTAGATGAAGCTGGGACAAATGGGCTAATTTTTCAACTAGATCTTTCAGACTTGGATTTTGGAGCTTTAACGGATTGTCCGAAAGATCAAGAGAAACCAACTTGGAAAGCTCAAGGACTTGTATTGGAATTTGGTTAGAAaaattagagagagagagattcaAGTATGTCAAACTTGACAGAGTTCTAATCTCAGAAGGAATTGTAGAAGCATTGAAGTTGTTATCGGCAAGGTTAAGGCTTGTAAGGTAAATAAGGCGAAAAATGGTGCTACTAGAATTGATAGAACCATAGAGGCAGCTGCTTGAAAGGTCAAGAGCAATGACGTGACCTGTGTTGTTATTGCATTCGATACCACCCCATGAGCAGCAATTGTTCATATCTCCTTGGAGACTCCAGGAGGATAGCTTGGCAGACGGATCACAAGCAAAGTTGTCAACGACAAGGCTTTCCTTGAACTGCCATAAGGCCGATCTCTCATCATCATGGCATATGGAAGAAGAGTAGCAGCAACCTATGGAATGAATCAATAACAGCAAAAAGGATAAGAGATGCAAAGATGGTGCCATTTTTTCTAACTCACCTTTTACTTGGATTTTTAGATATGCAGTTAAAActagacatatatatatatatatatatatatatatttggacatatatgcttaatttttgacaggtagaatttttattttaacatgtgtATTATTCTTATCATATAGAAATtaagtttatgtataattttataattttttctattaatttattaattaataatttacattcctaattaatcACTAacattaattctaaaaaataatacatttattatattttaactttatatatattaactaataagtatttttaaaatttattaaaaaaataaataataatcctaaaagtagtaatatcaattataatattaagttatataatactaaaattaattaattaatatttttaaaataatttttatattattatactgataaagttttaaaattttaaaaa is a window encoding:
- the LOC8274161 gene encoding LOW QUALITY PROTEIN: receptor-like protein 7 (The sequence of the model RefSeq protein was modified relative to this genomic sequence to represent the inferred CDS: inserted 1 base in 1 codon; deleted 2 bases in 1 codon) is translated as MAPSLHLLSFLLLLIHSIGCCYSSSICHDDERSALWQFKESLVVDNFACDPSAKLSSWSLQGDMNNCCSWGGIECNNNTGHVIALDLSSSCLYGSINSSSTIFRLIYLTSLNLADNNFNASTIPSEIRTLSSLTYLNLSLSNFSNQIPIQVLELSKLVSLDLSDNPLKLQNPSLKDLVEKLAHLSQLHLNGVTISSEVPQSLANLSFLSSLLLRDCKLQGEFPVKIFQLPNLRILIVRLNPDLTGYLPEFQVGSSLEALWLEGTNFSGQLPHSIGNLKLLSSFVAGSCRFGGPIPPSIGDLGNLNFLDLSYNNFSGKIPSSFGNLLQLTYLSLSFNNFSPGTLYWLGNLTNLYFLNLAQTNSHGNIPSSVGNMTKLIYLRLYSNKLTGQVPSWLGNLTALLELQLAANELQGPIPESIFELPSLQVLELHSNNLSGTLKFDLFLKSKNLVSLQLSXNHLSLISSPPINITVHRFKTLGLNSCNLSEFPFFLRGENDDLEHLDLSQNEIQGLIPDWITDLGTESLIILNLASNFLTGFERPFNVLPWKNLHVLNLSANNLEGPLPIPPPSISIYIISQNSLTGEISPMFCNLTSVLTLDLSRNNLSGSLPRCLGNFSNFVLVMDLRSNNFSGTIPDRFESECKVRMMDFSHNKLEGKLPRSLANCTKLEMLNLGNNQIYDVFPSWAGLLPQLRVLILRSNRLVGVVGKPETNFDFPQLQIIDLSDNTFTGELPFEYFQKWTAMKSIDQDQLKYIEVDISFQVLDYSWSNHFSYSITITNKGRETTYERILKFFAVINFSSNRFEGRIPEVIGNLREVQLLNLSNNILTGQIPPSLGSMKELEALDLSRNQLSGEIPMKLAQLSFLAFFNVSDNNLTGPVPRGNQFDTFENNSFDANPGLCGNPLSKKCGFSEASTLAPSNFEQDQGSEFPLEFGWKVVLFGYASGLVIGVVIGCILDTEKNEWLVNTFANWQLKVRRTLCEIWRT